In the Sedimentisphaera cyanobacteriorum genome, CATCAATTTTAACCTGCCCTAAGGAGAAGGCCTTTCTTATTCTAAGGTCTATTATCGGTCTGAACGGCTCTACAAGGTCGCATACAAGAGATTTTCTTTGATAAAACTGTTTGTGATAAACTCCCTGATAAAGATCAAAGCCGTAGAGACAGAGCATACCTTCAATGACGTTGAACAGATAAGTATAGCCTATATCAAGAAGGCAGTTAGCGGGGTCTTGCTTCACGCGCGGCCTTCTTGCCTTCCATTCAATATGACTAAAGACTGCAGAAAAATAGGATCTTGCTGCAGCTCCTTCAATCCCTAAAAGGCTTTGGTTCTCTGAGGTGGTTTTTATCTGTTCTTTGAGCTCTTTCAAATCCTGAACAGTTTTTTGTTTTTTCTCATCAGCAGATCTAATCGTCTTTATTGCAGAAATTTGATTTGATATTTTGTTTTCTACTATCTGTTTTGCCAGTTCTAAACCGTTGTATGAATACTGCTTTTTTCTCAAAAGCACATTACCCTCAGCAGGCGAAGATAACACTTGGTAAACTCTCAAGCTGTGGTTCATCAGCACTATGCTGAAACCAAATTTTTCTGCTCTTGCAACAAGCCCGCTTGTCAAGGTTGTGTGCCCGGCAATAAACAAAGCAAAAAGCCTGTAGCAGGTGGACTGGTGCTTGATTTGGCCCTCTTTGTTTTTGATTATTACGTTATCATTTTTGAAGCTCAGCTTTTCGCCGCTTCGGAGCATTGCAAAAATTATTTGTTTCTCTTTGAAATCCGGCAGTGTCAGCATAATGACAAATCACATAAAGGTTGATATATACAGTTCTTGCATTTTTTGGGATTAGGGGTAAAAGATTCTGAAAGGTCATAAGAATTGATTTTATCAATAGTGTTTTCAAATTTTTTCAGCATTTCAGGGTTGTTTTCCGGAAGTTCAATAGGGTATGTTTTGTTGTCCTGCATACTGTAAAATTGAATTTTTTGAACTAGATACCCCATTTCTCTCAGTCCGAAATACTGAGCATAAAGCTGAAAACAGTATCCATCGTAAATGTTTTTTATTTTTCTCTTTCTTTCAGCCAGAGTGTGGCTGTCGATATAGTATATATCGATTTTTCCGCAGAGCCCGTATTTTCGGCAGAAAATCTCGGTGCCTTGCAGCACATTTCTCCTTGAGGTGTATTTTCTCGAATCTATAGCTTTGTGGGAAGCCTTACCGAGAACCTGCGGCCTATCCTGATAAAGTCGGGTATCTCGCCTGCCGAAGAGCTGATGGAAATATATAGACCTCGGACAGAATATAAAATCGTTAAGAAAAGAGATTTGAATATAATCTTCCATATAATCTGCTCCTAGAAAGTCTAAGGCGGGCATAGAACCCGCCTTTTATCAATCACTAAAATTTCCTCTTCTGAACGAATTCGATCCAGTCCTCATCTTTTATAAGTTTTGCTTTTCCGTCTTTGCTGATATTATGAAGATTCATAAGGCCTTTGAGGGCAATATTGTAAGCCCCGTTTGCATCTGCGTTTTGCGGGATAGATGTTATGTTTTCCTGCTCGGCTATTCGCGAATCGAAGAAACTTGAATTATTCCCTTTCACCGGCGAGATTATAAAATCTCTCTCGATTTCTGCATTTTTGCAGGTGTGGCGCAGCTTCAAAAGCAAACGCAGATTGAAAATTATAGATTTGAAAAATGAAGCGTCTTCAACTTTCAAGATTTCATCTTTGAAGCATTGGCCTGAATCAAAAGAGATGCCTTCTGAATTGAAAAGCTCTGCAAGATTCTGAGTAACGTTGTGTTTTACAAATTTCCTTTCTTTGGGGCTGTAAGAGTATCTTTCCTGCCCGTAGGAGCAGATTGTCCAGCGGGTTCGTCCTTTGGGCTTTTGGGCTAATTTCTCAAAGTCTGCTTCAAACTCGAAATAGTTTTCCTTACGGTTGTACCTTACAGAATCAAAACTGCTCATAAAATCTTTCGCCTGCTTTTGATTTTTGTATTTAGGCTTAATCTGGTCTGTAAAACCTGTTGCAGGGTCTATTTTTGATGTATTCCAGGCCCGCACGTAGAAAAGAAAACCGCTCTGAGTACCAAGCTTTTCAAAGCTTATAAAAGGTGCTGTAAGCTGATAAGCTTTAAGGTAATGGCCGGGGGCGTCTTTTGAATTGACCTCTTTGAATACAAGGTAGTTCAGCTTTTGGATAAGGGCTTTTTCGAAATTCTGATACACCTGCTTTTCCACAGCAAACCGCCCTCGTTTGAAGCCTTTGTTTAAATCTTCCAGCACAACTATTGCATTATTCTGCACCATCAGCCCTGCAAGCTTATGAACCACGCGGGAAAGATAGCCGGCTTTGAGGTCTTTGATGCCCTCCACAGCTTTCCATGTTTCTCTGGCCTGCTGCCGCTGCTTTTCCCGCTCATCAAGGAGACGATGATAATCTGTCGGGCGGCTTTCTTCTTCCCCGATTCTATTAAGCGAGCCCTGCTGGAGGATTTCGCCGTTCTGATTTATTAGCGTGTAGTAGAGAAGATGTCTCTCGCCCCTGTCTATTCCGATGATGTTTACATCGGGGTTGTCCTTAAGATATAGATTTACCTGCTCATTGAAACGGACAGGCTTGTCCTGTTTGAAATTCAGTGTTATCGGGCAGTGAAGGAAAAATTTGTCTTTAGTAAATCTTCTGTCTTTTGTAATGTCGTAATCAAATCTGCTTGAGGGCTTTTCATTTAATGGATTTTTGTTTTTAAGCGTTTCGCCTGCCCTGTGTATTATTTTATCGTTGTGTTTGATAGACCGGGGGCGGAAGAATATCTCTGCCTTCCCGTTGAGCTTAGCTGTTTTATCGAGAAGATTCTGCGTCTCAAAAAGGCTTTTCCAATAAATGGTGTGCAGGTTGGGCTTTCCTTTGCTGTATTCAGAGAAATCCTTGTTGTATATTTCGAAAAGATAAAGCTCGCCTGCGTTAACCTTTTCATTTATGTATGAAGCCTTTATCTTATCGAAACTGATTTCGTAACCGCTGGAATCAACTTCTTTGAGGAACTCATCAAGAGATTCATATTCCTTGGTGTCCTTGAAATGGAAAGTAAAGATTTCGGTATTGCGGTAGCATCTGAGAAATTCTTTGCAAAAATCAATCCACTTATGCAGAGCGGTTTTATACCCGGAAACATCACCAGTCTGGGTGAGATACCCTTTCTGAAACTTTTTCGGGTAAGTATCAGAAAGTTCTGATGATATTTCGCCTGTTTCTGTGTTGTATCTTAGATTGTTCAAATCAAAGATTTCTTTTGTTAAAGTAAGCGACTTTGCAAAACTTTTGCTTTGGATAATATAGTCTTCGCTGCTTTTTTGGAAATGAGCTTTAACTTCTTTAAGCTGGGTGGAGCATTTCGGGATTGTCTTTGAAGCGCCCAGCAATAAATGATAAACCATTTTTTCAAAATAATCTTCGCCTTCTTCTGCCAATACCTTTTGCTGAAGGCTCCGCTTTCTTTCCAAGCCCTTTTCGCTTTCACTGCCTGCTATTTTATAGTTGAAAATCTGAGAGTTATACCTGTTTATAATTCCGAGATAGAATTTTTCCCGCTTTCTGAAAATAACAGAAAGATTAGCCGTTTCCTTATCCAGTGACCAGCCGTAAAGCAGGGTAGCTGTGTCGAAATTGATTTTGAATTTGTCTTTGCTGTATGGCTTTTTGGTGGCGTAATTTCTCACCTTATTGTAGAGTTTGAAAAATGTTTTCAGTTTTTCGTATAAAGGGTCAAAGCTTTCGCAGAAATCTTTGTTCAAATTCGCTGCCTTCGGCCTCATTTTCTCCTTTTCAAGGTAGAGGGGCTTCAAAAAACGCTCCAGATTTAAAACCGAATCGAGCAGATTTTTGATCTTTTCGATATTTTCCTCTCGCTGCTTTCCGCTGCCCAGTTCTGCCTGGTTAAGAACTATTCCTGCCTGACGTAGATTATTGTTTATTTCTTCTATTAGGCCTGCATCTTCTTCGCTGCCTCTGGGCTTGTAATTCATTTTGCGGAAATATTCAATTAGAGAGGCGTTTTGAACTCCGTTTTCGAGGGTTGGGATATATTCATCGATTGCCTGCTGAAGCTCGGCGATGCTGTAAAAATCCTTTTTGGCATATTTCTCTTTGTCGCTTTTTCTGGTAAAGTTGTTTTCTGCCGCTTGAGTAACGGCATCTTTGATTATACCCCAGCTGCCTGAACCCCAAATGTTCGCTGAGATTTTTGTTAGAAAGGCGTTCCTGATGTAGAGCTGTCCCTGATATTCGGGGAGCATAAAGTTTTCGAGAGCTGATTTTAGTTTAGTGAAAAATTCTTCATTGATTAAGCCATCTTTGCTGAAAACATTTTTGAGAGCTTCGGTAAGTTCGCTGTCTTTTTCGAATTCATCTATAACTACGCTCTTTTCTCTGTCGCTGAGAATCTGCTTGTAGAGCTTGGCGAAAAACGGGGGCTTATCAGAGCCCTTGAGATGGTTTTTCTGGGTGAAAAGGTTGATTTTCATATTGGCCTTCTGATCCTTCTCGTCTTTCCCGCCAATTGCGCTGATATTGTAATAATCAATTCCGGACTGGTTCATGCAATTAATGAAATATGAAGGCTTGAAGAATTCTTCAAAATCCTTTAGCTCTTCAGCAAGATCAGGGTATTTGCTTTTTATTTTTTCCAATCTCTGGCAGTTATCGAAATGCTTAACCATATTTTCGTTTATGGTGCGAAAAGATATGGCTGTAGCCTTAGCCTCTTTGGAATACATATTTGCCCTGTTTTTATCAAAGCCAACAAAATATGTAGAAAATTTTTCGAAATATTCGATAAGCCCTGCATTATGATCAAACTCTTCCTTCTCAATCCTGCCTGCCCTGTAATTTTTTTCGAGCCATTGATAGAGCTTTGATTCTTTGTTCTTGCCTATTAATTCGTTATTTTCCCCCATTACAGCCCATTCCTTAGTGGCTTTGCTGAACATGGCTGCAATTTTTTTTCTGAGATGCTCGTATTGTTTAGTTAATGTTTCGCCGTCTTTCTCTTTCTGGGCTTCTTTATAGAGCTGATAAGTTTGCTTGAAATCTTCTTCGCTTAAAGTTTGCTGCCTTGCAAAGGCCTGTTCTATGAAATCCCTGTGGTATGAATCAATAACTTCTTTGAGCTGCTTGTAAGCCTCTGTCCTTTCGCGGTCTTTTTCAACAGTCTGCTTGAGCCCTCCACTTTTGAAATCTTCAATTTTTTCTGCTGTCTCTCCAACAGGACGAAGCTCAAATCGGAGCGTTTTGGTAAGAGAATACTGATTGGTGAATTCCTTCATTTGGATTTCTCCTTAAATAAAAATACAAGTCTTTTTTTTTAAGGGCTTAGGAGGGAGATGCAAACACAGAGCTCGGTGCCACCCATAAACAACAGGTATTATAATAGCAGGATTTCATCAGAAATCAAGAGCTGTTTATTGGTATAGCCAAATAGCCATCTTTTCTGCGGGCTGTAAAATTGCGGTTTGAGAAAAAAATCGTGTGTGTATAATATCCGGCTGGAGAGAAAAATATCAAATCGGTGGAAAATCGTTTACTCAGCTTGTGCCTCTCCCCTGTCTTTGAACAGTAATAATTAGACAAATTCCTTCAAACAGCAGTTTTTTCCTTTTGCCCCTTCAGAATTATTTTGAGGGGTGAAAGGCAAAAAACTGCGGACATACTCTACAGGAGCTTTCCCTCCCAGTGATTCGTGCCCACGCTCATAATTATATTCTATAAGCCAATCTAAAGTTAAATTACGAGCTTCTGATAAATTCTTAAAACTGTACATATCAAGTATATCCTCTCGATAACTCCGATTGAATCGTTCAATAAAACTGTTTTGCTGAGGCTTGCCTGCTTCTATACGGCGGTGCCTGATTCTGTTTCGGCAGCAGAACCTGCGAAATTGAAGGCTCCTAAATTCCGGCCCATTATCGCTGCGAATAAAGCGGGGGAAACCCCGATCAGAGCCTATTAATTCAAGGCTACGAATTATGCGAAGCGAAGGTAAGCTCGTGTCGATCTCAATATCCAATGCCTCACGGTTAAACTCATCGATAACGTTGAAAGCCCTGAATGGCCGACCATTACTCAAACTATCGCTCATAAAATCAATACTCCATATCTCATTAGCTCTCGTGGCTTCTGGCATAGGTTTACGCTCTATTTGCCTTATCAAATTCTTTTTACGGTTGTTAAGCTGAAATTCATTTTCCTTATAAACACGATAAACCTTTTTGTGATTCCAGCTATATCCCTTGCGGCGGATACTGTCGAATATCTTTGGAAATCCGCGTCGAGGACGGGAATCTATTACCAGCTCTATCTGTCTTTTTACCTCAGCATCATCGTTTCTTGAAGGAGTATAGTAAAAACTGCCCCGGCTGATGCCTGCTGCTTTACAAGATGATTGCACGCATAAGCCCTTAGAATGTGCCTGCCTGGCAAAATCCTTTCGCTCGGCAGGCTTTAGAAGTTTTTTTCTATTAAATCCTTGAGAACGTTATTCTCTAATGATAAGTCCGCATACATCTTTTTGAGCTTGCCGTTCTCTCGCTCTAACTCGCGTAAACGCCTTATCTCACTGCCGCCAATACCAGAATACTTGCTCTTCCAGTTGTAAAATGTGGCACGGGATATGCCGTATTTCCTGGTCAAATCACTGACCTCTAAACCGGCTTCTGACTCCTTGAGAATCGAAAGTATCTGGCTTTCACTAAACCTCGATCTTCGCATTTTAAGTTCCTTTCTAAATATTTGAGTTGGTTTATATTATTCAGGAACCGTCTAATTTAAAGTGTTCAATTCTATGGGAGAGCTACAAGCTAAATGAACAGACCCGAGCAGATGATAGTGTGAAATTTTTTCTGCAAATTTGGAATAATCTTGCATAATCTGTGATGAGATTTTGTTGTGAAAATGGTGTAGAATAAAAGTGAGGGTGTTGGGGCTCGAACCCAAGACCTACGGCTTAAAAGGCCGTTGCTCTACCAGCTGAGCTACACCCTCGATGAAATGCTTAAAATCAGGCGAGACGGCATAACATACAAAAAATAGCCTCCAATGCAAGCAAAAACCCTTTCCCAAATTGAAATATTTTAAAATTAAATGGCTTTTTCGTCAGAAGCCTCTATATTTGATAAATCTGAACAGGCCGCAGATTGTCTGCTGAGAATTGAGGACAGTTAAACTGCTGTCTGCTAAAAACCGCTGCTTATATTTCTCATACTCAATCCAAATTCTTAAACATTGCTGTATGCTAAGATACAAGAGGAATAGTTCGTTCCGCAGCGATTGGTCAAAGGGATGTTACAAAAAATGGGCTAAAATAATAGAAATATTAGTCCGTAGTATTATTGCGCATTGAAAATATATATAATAATTCGTAAAATTTTAACCTGTTTAGACATATAACTTATGAATCAAGCTGATATATTAGAAAAATTTATTGCAGAAGCTGAGTTTTGAAGTTTACTTTAGTTATTAATTTTTATGAGAGGATCTAAGATGGATCAGAATAAGTTTATCAAGGCGTTTTTATTTTGCATGTTCTTAATTTCTGCGGGTGCAGCGGCAGCAGAGATGACCCCGCCGGTGAAGGCTCCGTTCGAGAAGCTTGATACCTACTGCGTGAACGATTGGTGGAATCACGCCGAGAAGATTAAAGACAATGCTAATAAGATTGTCGATGTTGATGTGCCTCGTGATGAGGTAATCTGCTTCGGTATGTACACAACCGAAGACAGTGTGCTCAAGCTCACTGCCCAGCTCTTTCCGCTGTATCCAAACGAAACGCGTACGGTTCGTCTGGAATTTATGCAGGACGGCAAATGGCAGGAGGCCGCACGCGAAGAGGTGAACGATATAGGCTGGTCTTGTCTTTTCCGGATTGAAGACTGGGATGAATCCAAAGACGTTCGCTA is a window encoding:
- the cas1 gene encoding type V CRISPR-associated endonuclease Cas1: MLTLPDFKEKQIIFAMLRSGEKLSFKNDNVIIKNKEGQIKHQSTCYRLFALFIAGHTTLTSGLVARAEKFGFSIVLMNHSLRVYQVLSSPAEGNVLLRKKQYSYNGLELAKQIVENKISNQISAIKTIRSADEKKQKTVQDLKELKEQIKTTSENQSLLGIEGAAARSYFSAVFSHIEWKARRPRVKQDPANCLLDIGYTYLFNVIEGMLCLYGFDLYQGVYHKQFYQRKSLVCDLVEPFRPIIDLRIRKAFSLGQVKIDDFTVRNYQYRIFGKAAVPYSLWLIETVLGRKEEMFKYVQSYYRAFMRDKKAEEFPTFEL
- the cas4 gene encoding type V CRISPR-associated protein Cas4; this translates as MEDYIQISFLNDFIFCPRSIYFHQLFGRRDTRLYQDRPQVLGKASHKAIDSRKYTSRRNVLQGTEIFCRKYGLCGKIDIYYIDSHTLAERKRKIKNIYDGYCFQLYAQYFGLREMGYLVQKIQFYSMQDNKTYPIELPENNPEMLKKFENTIDKINSYDLSESFTPNPKKCKNCIYQPLCDLSLC
- the cas12a gene encoding type V CRISPR-associated protein Cas12a/Cpf1 translates to MKEFTNQYSLTKTLRFELRPVGETAEKIEDFKSGGLKQTVEKDRERTEAYKQLKEVIDSYHRDFIEQAFARQQTLSEEDFKQTYQLYKEAQKEKDGETLTKQYEHLRKKIAAMFSKATKEWAVMGENNELIGKNKESKLYQWLEKNYRAGRIEKEEFDHNAGLIEYFEKFSTYFVGFDKNRANMYSKEAKATAISFRTINENMVKHFDNCQRLEKIKSKYPDLAEELKDFEEFFKPSYFINCMNQSGIDYYNISAIGGKDEKDQKANMKINLFTQKNHLKGSDKPPFFAKLYKQILSDREKSVVIDEFEKDSELTEALKNVFSKDGLINEEFFTKLKSALENFMLPEYQGQLYIRNAFLTKISANIWGSGSWGIIKDAVTQAAENNFTRKSDKEKYAKKDFYSIAELQQAIDEYIPTLENGVQNASLIEYFRKMNYKPRGSEEDAGLIEEINNNLRQAGIVLNQAELGSGKQREENIEKIKNLLDSVLNLERFLKPLYLEKEKMRPKAANLNKDFCESFDPLYEKLKTFFKLYNKVRNYATKKPYSKDKFKINFDTATLLYGWSLDKETANLSVIFRKREKFYLGIINRYNSQIFNYKIAGSESEKGLERKRSLQQKVLAEEGEDYFEKMVYHLLLGASKTIPKCSTQLKEVKAHFQKSSEDYIIQSKSFAKSLTLTKEIFDLNNLRYNTETGEISSELSDTYPKKFQKGYLTQTGDVSGYKTALHKWIDFCKEFLRCYRNTEIFTFHFKDTKEYESLDEFLKEVDSSGYEISFDKIKASYINEKVNAGELYLFEIYNKDFSEYSKGKPNLHTIYWKSLFETQNLLDKTAKLNGKAEIFFRPRSIKHNDKIIHRAGETLKNKNPLNEKPSSRFDYDITKDRRFTKDKFFLHCPITLNFKQDKPVRFNEQVNLYLKDNPDVNIIGIDRGERHLLYYTLINQNGEILQQGSLNRIGEEESRPTDYHRLLDEREKQRQQARETWKAVEGIKDLKAGYLSRVVHKLAGLMVQNNAIVVLEDLNKGFKRGRFAVEKQVYQNFEKALIQKLNYLVFKEVNSKDAPGHYLKAYQLTAPFISFEKLGTQSGFLFYVRAWNTSKIDPATGFTDQIKPKYKNQKQAKDFMSSFDSVRYNRKENYFEFEADFEKLAQKPKGRTRWTICSYGQERYSYSPKERKFVKHNVTQNLAELFNSEGISFDSGQCFKDEILKVEDASFFKSIIFNLRLLLKLRHTCKNAEIERDFIISPVKGNNSSFFDSRIAEQENITSIPQNADANGAYNIALKGLMNLHNISKDGKAKLIKDEDWIEFVQKRKF
- a CDS encoding IS3 family transposase (programmed frameshift), yielding MRRSRFSESQILSILKESEAGLEVSDLTRKYGISRATFYNWKSKYSGIGGSEIRRLRELERENGKLKKMYADLSLENNVLKDLIEKNFLKPAERKDFARQAHSKGLCVQSSCKAAGISRGSFYYTPSRNDDAEVKRQIELVIDSRPRRGFPKIFDSIRRKGYSWNHKKVYRVYKENEFQLNNRKKNLIRQIERKPMPEATRANEIWSIDFMSDSLSNGRPFRAFNVIDEFNREALDIEIDTSLPSLRIIRSLELIGSDRGFPRFIRSDNGPEFRSLQFRRFCCRNRIRHRRIEAGKPQQNSFIERFNRSYREDILDMYSFKNLSEARNLTLDWLIEYNYERGHESLGGKAPVEYVRSFLPFTPQNNSEGAKGKNCCLKEFV